The Papaver somniferum cultivar HN1 chromosome 3, ASM357369v1, whole genome shotgun sequence genome includes a region encoding these proteins:
- the LOC113355839 gene encoding auxin-responsive protein IAA28-like, with the protein MELQLGLSLTSPTTTTKFSKGFDLNNQIMDNSSSDHHSIITSDTCLEMGINVNNNKRSFDKAFDHHVDCTTSSSSVKPIKRRTTLPLVSWNDQPNEDDDQEEENTHVNHFPSNTQVDEEVNSIVGWPPVKSWRRKFHHHYQNQHPPQFQHHQEIADGTLDNNDHADAANGGDGATNSMYVKVTMDGMGIGRKINLRLHQSYQTLTTTLINMFGKYENNGLNEVERQSYTLTYQDGEGDWLLVGDVPWKTFIQSVKRLKILKESSS; encoded by the exons ATGGAGTTACAGTTGGGTCTTTCTCTGacttcaccaacaacaacaactaaaTTCAGTAAAGGGTTTGATTTGAATAATCAAATCATGGATAATTCATCTTCTGATCATCACAGTATTATTACATCTGATACTTGTTTGGAAATGGGGATTAATGTTAACAACAATAAACGTAGTTTTGACAAAGCATTTGATCATCATGTTGATTGTACTACTTCGTCTTCCTCGGTGAAACCGATTAAAAGAAGAACTACACTGCCATTAGTTTCATGGAATGATCAACccaatgaagatgatgatcaagaagaagaaaataccCATGTTAATCATTTTCCCTCTAATACACA GGTTGACGAAGAGGTGAATAGTATCGTGGGGTGGCCACCAGTGAAATCATGGAGGAGGAAatttcatcatcattatcaaaaTCAGCATCCTCCTCAATTTCAGCACCACCAGGAAATAGCAGACGGTACTTTAGATAATAATGATCATGCAGATGCTGcaaatggtggtgatggtgcAACAAACTCAATGTACGTGAAAGTGACCATGGACGGAATGGGCATcggaagaaaaatcaatcttcGTCTTCATCAATCTTATCAAACACTTACCACCACTTTAATCAATATGTTCGGCAAAT ATGAGAATAATGGACTAAATGAAGTAGAAAGACAATCATATACACTAACTTATCAAGATGGTGAAGGAGATTGGCTTCTTGTTGGAGATGTACCTTGGAA GACTTTCATTCAATCGGTGAAACGGTTGAAGATACTCAAGGAATCAAGTTCATAA
- the LOC113359286 gene encoding probable LRR receptor-like serine/threonine-protein kinase At3g47570, whose translation MALDVGIQYMGISYNELLKATNGFNNSTNLLGVGSFGSVYKGILQQDESKPVAVKVLHLHQRGATKSFMAECDALRKVRHRNLLKIITCCSSTDFKAASDINTDEQLYLKHLGVERRLNIAVDVASVLNCLHHDCQSPIVDCDLKPSNVLLDDDLTAHVGDFGLAKFISNPSSYSRQLNEREISPIAIKGSIGYVSPDRMRLL comes from the exons ATGGCTTTGGATGTGGGTATCCAATACATGGGAATTTCTTATAATGAGCTTCTTAAAGCTACCAATGGATTTAATAATTCCACCAATTTGCTTGGCGTGGGAAGTTTTGGTTCTGTTTATAAGGGAATTCTTCAACAAGATGAATCAAAACCTGTTGCTGTCAAGGTCCTGCACCTTCATCAAAGAGGTGCAACCAAGAGTTTCATGGCAGAATGTGATGCCCTCAGGAAAGTTAGACACAGAAATTTACTCAAGATCATTACTTGTTGCTCAAGTACTGATTTCAAAG CTGCATCTGACATAAACACTGATGAGCAGCTGTATCTGAAGCACTTGGGTGTGGAAAGAAGATTGAACATCGCAGTCGATGTTGCTTCAGTACTTAACTGTCTTCACCATGATTGTCAATCACCCATTGTTGATTGTGATTTGAAGCCAAGCAATGTCCTACTTGATGATGATTTAACTGCACATGTTGGTGATTTTGGGTTGGCTAAGTTCATTTCTAATCCCTCCAGTTATTCTCGACAGCTGAATGAGCGCGAGATAAGTCCAATTGCAATAAAGGGTTCCATAGGTTATGTTTCCCCtg ATAGAATGAGGTTATTGTAG
- the LOC113359287 gene encoding receptor protein kinase-like protein ZAR1 produces the protein MGSYDPPPKVDDHKDFKRYPSVNLDLFMFINLSRPTKLRHSLYTFSNSLQDFEALKSVHVSKMNYLPQQPNFNFSKAFIFLLFISVDVTCLVLVNDTKSSDRLALIAFKNEVTDPLGTLSSWNSSDNDYCKWRGVNNFGGELPISIANFTKKLDRLSFGNNQIYGSIPVGIQSLVGLTSFVFADNMFTGSIPPGIGNLQNLRELDILIINLSRPTKLRRSLYTFSNSLQDFEALKSVHVSKMNYLPQQPNFNFSKAFIFLLFISVDVTCLVLVNDTKSSDRLALIAFKNEVTDPLGTLSSWNSSDNDYCKWRGVTCSRRHPSRVAVLNLASLGLLGSISPHIGNLSFLKTLNLHNNSLSGNNLVGFLD, from the exons ATGGGATCATATGATCCGCCTCCCAAAGTCGATGATCACAAAGACTTCAAACGATATCCTTCTGTTAATCTGGACTTGTTCATGTTCATTAACTTATCAAGACCAACTAAGTTGAGACATTCTCTATATACATTTTCAAATTCTTTGCAAGATTTTGAAGCTCTAAAATCTGTTCATGTTAGCAAGATGAACTACTTACCACAGCAGCCAAATTTCAACTTCAGTAAAGcattcatctttcttctcttcATCTCAGTTGATGTTACTTGCCTTGTTCTCGTCAATGATACAAAATCCAGTGACCGGCTGGCGCTGATTGCTTTTAAGAACGAAGTAACTGATCCACTCGGAACACTGAGTTCATGGAACAGCAGTGACAATGATTATTGCAAGTGGAGAG GGGTCAATAATTTCGGGGGTGAGCTACCCATCTCCATAGCCAATTTCACAAAAAAACTTGACAGACTAAGTTTTGGAAATAATCAGATATATGGAAGTATTCCAGTAGGTATTCAGAGTCTTGTAGGTTTAACGTCATTTGTTTTTGCAGACAACATGTTCACAGGTAGTATTCCTCCAGGCATTGGGAACCTTCAAAATCTGAGAGAATTAGATATATTGATTATTAACTTATCAAGACCAACTAAGTTGAGACGTTCTCTATATACATTTTCAAATTCTTTGCAAGATTTTGAAGCTCTAAAATCTGTTCATGTTAGCAAGATGAACTACTTACCACAGCAGCCAAATTTCAACTTCAGTAAAGcattcatctttcttctcttcATCTCAGTTGATGTTACTTGCCTTGTTCTCGTCAATGATACAAAATCCAGTGACCGGCTGGCGCTGATTGCTTTTAAGAACGAAGTAACTGATCCACTCGGAACACTGAGTTCATGGAACAGCAGTGACAATGATTATTGCAAGTGGAGAGGTGTTACATGTAGTCGTCGTCATCCTAGTAGAGTCGCTGTGTTAAACCTTGCATCCCTAGGATTGTTAGGTTCCATTTCTCCCCACATTGGAAATCTTAGCTTTCTTAAGACTCTCAACCTCCACAACAACAGTTTAAGTGGCAACAACTTAGTCGGATTTCTCGATTAG
- the LOC113355840 gene encoding RNA-binding protein NOB1-like, with protein MDVMTPSAPPPTTTTALPTSCWSKIVQKEAPPKPKPANYATNRVFEGSCKSSKGISVAVVDANAIIQGGINLNNVADKFVSVSKVLEEIKDPVSRQKLELLPFTVETMEPSAESLNKVISFARATGDLQVLSDVDLKLVALTYMLESQIHGTNHLRDTPPPIHVVNVKRLAEKDMPGWGSNVPNLDEWEALEHAVDQGSNSESRILPLKDLNLNILPVDGNGDSQNGLTEDVSETRSETPSEDVGRSFRKPRRYAPVKKEIKIEGKMVADGVDASQGQDDNSSDWLPAVCRSTHRRFLRRKARRELSEASSENNVHLDGEESSDGDTVEETQGPNQKLDGSMERLEVLNNSIEDEEKTVGGKSDDGGLTVTLEQMRLEPGLSGRGLDGTCNEEYDQLDISSETNDSVDTSFLDDGSSEQSWALRSLSESSVACVTGDFAMQNVILQIGLRLLAPGGMQIRELHRWILKCHACNKVTTEIGRIFCPKCGNGGTLRKVAATVGENGVVLASRKPRITLRGTKFSLPLPQGGRDAITKNLILREDQLPHKVLYPKTKKKSNTLGDDVFISDDIFRNSSDKRAPLQPPVRKALAVFSGKRNPNDNHYSRAKH; from the exons ATGGATGTGATGACTCCAtcagcaccaccaccaacaacaacgaCTGCGTTACCAACTTCTTGCTGGAGCAAAATTGTTCAGAAAGAGGCGCCTCCAAAACCAAAACCAGCTAATTACGCAACCAATCGAGTCTTTGAGGGAAGTTGTAAATCAAGTAAAGGAATCTCAGTTGCTGTTGTTGATGCTAATGCCATTATTCAAGGTGGAATAAATCTCAATAATGTTGCCGATAAATTTGTTTCTGTTTCTAAAGTTTTGGAGGAGATAAAAGATCCTGTTTCTCGTCAGAAGCTTGAACTCCTTCCCTTTACTGTAGAGACAATGGAACCATCCGCAGAATCTCTTAATAAAG TTATCAGCTTTGCACGAGCAACTGGTGATTTACAAGTCCTCTCAGATGTTGATCTTAAACTTGTTGCGTTGACTTATATGTTGGAAAGCCAAATCCACGGGACTAACCATCTCCGAGATACTCCTCCTCCAATCCATGTTGTTAATGTGAAAAGGTTGGCTGAAAAGGATATGCCCGGCTGGGGTTCCAATGTACCTAATTTGGATGAGTGGGAAGCTTTAGAACATGCAGTCGATCAAGGATCCAACTCAGAATCGAGGATCCTTCCTTTGAAAGACTTAAATCTTAAtatcttacctgtagatggtaATGGAGATTCTCAAAATGGTTTAACTGAAGATGTTAGTGAAACTCGTAGTGAGACTCCTTCAGAGGATGTTGGTCGCAGCTTCAGGAAACCAAGGAGATATGCTCCCGTAAAGAAAGAGATAAAGATTGAAGGTAAGATGGTAGCTGATGGAGTTGATGCTTCTCAGGGTCAAGATGACAATTCCAGTGACTGGCTTCCTGCTGTATGTCGAAGTACTCATAGAAGATTTCTCAGAAGAAAAGCCAGACGTGAACTGTCCGAGGCATCATCAGAAAATAATGTTCATCTAGATGGAGAGGAAAGCTCTGACGGTGATACTGTTGAGGAAACCCAAGGTCCTAATCAGAAGTTAGATGGGAGCATGGAGAGGTTGGAAGTTTTAAACAATAGtatagaagatgaagaaaaaactgTTGGGGGAAAAAGTGATGATGGTGGTCTGACTGTAACACTCGAGCAAATGAGATTAGAACCTGGTTTATCAGGTAGGGGTTTGGATGGAACATGCAATGAAGAATATGATCAGTTGGATATTTCAAGTGAGACAAATGACAGTGTTGACACATCATTTCTGGATGATGGTAGCAGCGAACAGAGTTGGGCATTACGCTCCTTGTCCGAATCAAGTGTAGCCTGTGTAACGGGTGATTTCGCAATgcaaaatgttattcttcaaaTTGGATTGCGTCTTCTGGCACCAGGTGGTATGCAGATTCGTGAACTACACAG GTGGATATTAAAGTGTCATGCTTGTAACAAAGTGACTACCGAGATTGGGAGGATCTTCTGTCCAAAATGTGGGAATGGTGGCACCTTACGCAAGGTAGCAGCGACTGTTGGTGAAAATGGGGTTGTTTTAGCATCTCGTAAGCCACGTATAACCCTACGTGGCACAAAA TTTTCACTTCCTTTACCTCAAGGGGGAAGAGATGCCATTACCAAGAACCTCATATTACGTGAAGATCAACTACCACATAAAGTCTTATACcccaaaactaaaaagaaatcaaatacgctg GGAGATGATGTTTTCATTTCAGATGATATCTTCCGCAACAGCTCTGACAAAAGAGCTCCTCTGCAGCCACCAGTTAGAAAAGCTCTAGCAGTGTTTAGTGGAAAAAGGAATCCTAATGACAATCATTACTCTCGTGCCAAGCACTAA